One window from the genome of Paracoccus marcusii encodes:
- a CDS encoding nitrite/sulfite reductase has product MFDIRPVETDYVRQRAAEFRAQVARRLDGSLTEDEFKPLRLMNGVYLQLHAYMLRVAIPYGTISPDQMRTLALLAEKWDKGYGHWTTRQNIQFNWPKLVDIPDMLDALADVGMHAIQTSGNTIRNVTTDAFAGAAFDEAADPRPYAELLRSWSTDHAEFQFLPRKFKIAISGGKKDRAVIAAHDIGLRLTEQNGKTGFEVWIGGGLGRTPLLGQVVRDFLPEEDLLPYVEAIIATYNLAGRRDNKYKARIKITVLERGLDVMRAEIEEEFLARRRDFHGADRDALAVFKDRFRAPSFRNAPVDGYEVERQANPAFRSWSDTNLHQHRIEGYASVVVTFKAPGQTPGDASADQMRLLADLAERFGHNDLRVMHDQNVALPHVHKSDLPALYAELRAAGLATANAGLTSDIIACPGMDYCALATARSIPIAEEIADHFRSVGLEEEIGNLNIRISGCINACGHHHLGHIGILGLDRAGVENYQITLGGDAYDIPAIGERAGAGFPAEQVVPAIDRLLRAYLEVREDASERFIDAYRRLGQAPFKAALYPVAADA; this is encoded by the coding sequence ATGTTTGATATCCGCCCCGTCGAGACCGATTATGTCCGCCAGCGCGCGGCCGAGTTCCGTGCCCAGGTCGCCCGCCGTCTGGACGGCAGCCTGACCGAGGACGAGTTCAAGCCGCTGCGCCTGATGAACGGCGTCTATCTGCAGCTGCATGCCTACATGCTGCGCGTGGCGATCCCCTATGGCACGATCAGCCCGGACCAGATGCGCACCCTGGCCCTGCTGGCCGAGAAGTGGGACAAAGGATACGGCCACTGGACCACCCGCCAGAACATCCAGTTCAACTGGCCCAAGCTGGTGGACATCCCGGACATGCTGGACGCGCTGGCCGATGTCGGCATGCACGCCATCCAGACCAGCGGCAACACGATCCGCAACGTGACCACCGACGCCTTCGCCGGCGCGGCCTTTGACGAGGCTGCCGATCCGCGCCCCTATGCGGAGCTGCTGCGCAGCTGGTCGACCGATCACGCCGAATTCCAGTTCCTGCCGCGCAAGTTCAAGATCGCCATTTCCGGCGGCAAGAAGGACCGCGCGGTGATCGCCGCCCATGACATCGGCCTGCGCCTGACCGAACAGAACGGCAAGACCGGCTTCGAGGTCTGGATCGGCGGCGGTCTGGGTCGCACGCCCCTGCTGGGTCAGGTCGTCCGCGACTTCCTGCCCGAGGAGGACCTGCTGCCTTACGTCGAGGCGATCATCGCGACCTACAACTTGGCCGGCCGCCGCGACAACAAGTACAAGGCCCGCATCAAGATCACCGTGCTGGAGCGCGGCCTGGACGTCATGCGCGCCGAGATCGAGGAAGAGTTCCTCGCCCGCCGCCGCGATTTCCACGGCGCCGACCGCGATGCGCTGGCCGTGTTCAAGGATCGCTTCCGCGCGCCATCCTTCCGCAACGCGCCCGTCGATGGCTATGAGGTCGAGCGTCAGGCGAACCCGGCCTTCCGCAGCTGGTCTGATACGAACCTGCATCAGCACCGGATCGAGGGCTATGCCAGCGTCGTCGTGACCTTCAAGGCGCCGGGCCAGACGCCGGGCGACGCCAGCGCCGACCAGATGCGCCTGCTGGCCGATCTGGCCGAACGGTTTGGCCACAACGACCTGCGCGTGATGCACGACCAGAACGTGGCCCTGCCTCATGTGCACAAGTCGGACCTGCCGGCGCTGTACGCCGAGCTGCGCGCCGCGGGCCTTGCCACCGCGAATGCCGGGCTGACCAGCGACATCATCGCCTGCCCCGGCATGGATTACTGCGCGCTGGCCACCGCGCGTTCCATCCCCATCGCCGAGGAGATCGCCGACCATTTCCGCTCCGTCGGGCTGGAGGAGGAGATCGGCAACCTGAACATCCGCATCTCGGGCTGCATCAACGCCTGCGGGCATCACCACCTGGGCCATATCGGCATCCTGGGGCTGGATCGTGCGGGCGTGGAAAACTATCAGATCACGCTTGGCGGCGATGCCTATGACATCCCGGCCATCGGCGAGCGCGCGGGCGCGGGCTTCCCCGCCGAACAGGTCGTCCCGGCCATCGACCGGCTGCTGCGCGCCTATCTGGAGGTCCGCGAGGACGCGTCCGAACGCTTTATCGACGCCTATCGCCGTCTGGGTCAGGCCCCGTTCAAGGCCGCGCTCTATCCCGTGGCCGCCGATGCTTGA
- a CDS encoding DUF934 domain-containing protein encodes MSEQLNSEPVLARDDGFHPVTDQPAVVLAPDTAPATLADHLDQPLIGIAFPSFSDGRGFTLARRLRELGYTGRLRATGRLIADQYAMARRVGFDEVEVAADIAARQPQDQWLARADWKAWDHRAQLAG; translated from the coding sequence ATGAGCGAGCAGTTGAACAGCGAACCCGTCCTGGCCCGTGACGACGGGTTTCATCCGGTGACCGACCAGCCCGCCGTGGTGCTGGCCCCCGACACCGCCCCCGCGACCCTGGCCGACCACCTGGATCAGCCGCTGATCGGCATCGCCTTTCCGTCCTTCAGCGACGGGCGCGGTTTCACGCTGGCCCGCCGCTTGCGCGAACTGGGCTATACCGGTCGCCTGCGCGCGACGGGGCGGCTGATCGCCGATCAATACGCCATGGCGCGCCGGGTGGGCTTCGACGAGGTCGAGGTCGCCGCCGACATCGCCGCCCGGCAGCCGCAGGACCAATGGCTGGCCCGCGCCGACTGGAAGGCCTGGGACCATCGGGCGCAGCTGGCTGGCTGA
- a CDS encoding ABC transporter ATP-binding protein, whose protein sequence is MFAWFERRIDPYPDQTPTMPPSGLWRFVLHYSRGTLPWLVLLAVGSGLIALIEVALFGWLGQLIDQLADTPREVFWDRHGGSIALMALVLLVVMPALNVVTSLVLHQSLMGNFPQRIRWQAHRWLLRQSVGYFQDEFAGRIAQRLMQTALAVREVSMKIMDVGSYVLIYFLGAMVLAASQDWRLALPFLVWAAAYGALLWYVVPRLGRVAQEQADARSAMTGRIVDSYTNIATVKLFSHSDREEAWMHQGMDRFLGTVHAQMRLSSLQDMVLNLLNVWLVAAVAGLGLWLWTQGLIAVGAVAIAVPLALRLNNMSHWIMWEFAALFENIGTVRDGITSLSLPREVRDAPGAQPLLPGPAAVRFDNVTFRYGGAAGAQPMAVLDDLTLHLQPGERVGLVGRSGAGKSTLINLLLRFHDIDAGRITIDGQDIAQVTQDSLRAAIGVVTQDSSLLHRSVRENIAYGRPDATPDQIDHALRMAEADGFVPSLSDSQGRHGLDAHVGERGVKLSGGQRQRIAIARVALKNAPILILDEATSALDSEVEAAIQSRLEALMQGKTVIAIAHRLSTIAAMDRLVVMDQGRIVEQGSHAELLERDGLYARLWHRQSGGFLAAD, encoded by the coding sequence ATGTTCGCCTGGTTCGAACGACGCATCGACCCCTATCCCGACCAGACCCCGACCATGCCCCCGTCGGGTCTGTGGCGGTTCGTGCTGCATTACAGTCGCGGCACGCTGCCCTGGCTGGTGCTGCTGGCCGTGGGATCGGGCCTGATCGCGCTGATCGAGGTGGCGCTGTTCGGCTGGCTGGGGCAGCTGATCGACCAGCTGGCAGACACCCCGCGAGAGGTCTTCTGGGACCGTCATGGCGGCAGCATCGCGCTGATGGCGCTGGTGCTGCTGGTGGTGATGCCGGCGCTGAACGTGGTGACATCGCTGGTCCTGCACCAGTCGCTGATGGGCAATTTCCCGCAGCGCATCCGCTGGCAGGCGCATCGCTGGCTGCTGCGCCAGTCGGTCGGCTATTTCCAGGACGAATTCGCGGGCCGCATCGCGCAGCGCCTGATGCAGACCGCCCTGGCCGTGCGCGAGGTGTCCATGAAGATCATGGACGTGGGCAGCTATGTGTTGATCTATTTCCTGGGCGCGATGGTGCTGGCCGCCAGCCAGGACTGGCGTCTGGCCTTGCCCTTCCTGGTCTGGGCCGCGGCCTACGGTGCGCTGCTGTGGTATGTCGTGCCGCGCCTTGGCCGCGTGGCACAGGAACAGGCCGATGCCCGCAGCGCGATGACCGGACGCATCGTCGACAGCTATACCAACATCGCGACGGTCAAGCTGTTCTCTCACTCCGACCGGGAGGAGGCGTGGATGCATCAGGGCATGGACCGGTTCCTGGGCACCGTCCACGCGCAGATGCGCCTGTCCAGCCTGCAGGACATGGTGCTGAACCTGCTGAACGTCTGGCTGGTCGCGGCGGTGGCCGGGCTGGGACTATGGCTGTGGACGCAGGGGCTGATCGCGGTCGGGGCGGTGGCCATCGCGGTGCCGCTGGCCCTGCGGCTGAACAACATGTCGCACTGGATCATGTGGGAATTCGCCGCCCTGTTCGAGAATATCGGCACGGTGCGCGACGGCATCACCAGCCTGTCCCTGCCGCGAGAGGTGCGCGACGCGCCGGGGGCGCAGCCCCTGCTGCCCGGTCCTGCGGCGGTGCGGTTCGACAACGTCACCTTCCGCTATGGCGGTGCTGCGGGGGCGCAGCCGATGGCGGTGCTGGACGACCTGACGCTGCATCTGCAGCCCGGTGAACGGGTGGGCTTGGTGGGCCGGTCGGGCGCGGGAAAATCGACGCTGATCAACCTGCTGCTGCGCTTTCACGACATTGACGCGGGGCGCATCACCATCGACGGCCAGGACATCGCGCAGGTGACCCAGGACAGCCTGCGCGCGGCCATCGGCGTGGTCACGCAGGACAGTTCGCTGCTGCACCGGTCGGTGCGCGAGAACATCGCCTATGGCCGCCCCGACGCGACCCCGGATCAGATCGACCACGCCCTGCGCATGGCCGAGGCGGACGGGTTCGTCCCGTCCCTGTCCGACAGCCAGGGCCGGCATGGGCTTGATGCGCATGTGGGCGAACGCGGCGTCAAGCTGTCGGGCGGCCAGCGCCAGCGCATCGCCATCGCGCGGGTCGCGTTGAAGAACGCGCCGATCCTGATTCTGGACGAGGCCACAAGCGCCCTGGACAGCGAGGTCGAGGCCGCGATCCAGTCCCGGCTGGAGGCATTGATGCAGGGCAAGACGGTCATCGCCATCGCGCATCGCCTGTCCACGATCGCCGCGATGGACCGGCTGGTGGTCATGGACCAGGGCCGGATCGTCGAACAGGGCAGCCATGCCGAACTACTGGAACGCGACGGCCTGTACGCCCGGCTGTGGCATCGCCAGTCCGGCGGTTTCCTGGCCGCGGACTGA
- a CDS encoding GMC family oxidoreductase, producing MATAAKFELTDDSVVVIIGTGAGGGVLANELAQKGVKVVALEAGGRYLPEDYINDEWESFGQLAWTDPRTTSGDWRVAKDFSGLPAWIVKAVGGTTTHWAGASIRFQEHEWKALTTYGAVEGANLLDWPIDAAEMAPWYEKAEAKLAVTRTGDFPGLPGSNNYKVFEAGAKAIGYTEVSTGRMAINSIDNDERPACQQTGFCFQGCKWGAKWSAAYTDIPKGEATGNLEVRDHAHVARILHNDQGRVTGVEYFDKDGALQFQAARIVAVAGNSFESPRLLLNSASEMFPDGLANSSGQVGRNYMRHTTGSVYGIFEKPVRMWRGTTMAGIMQDEARHDPSRGFVGGYELETLSLGLPFMAAFLDPGRWGREFTTALDQYEYMAGMWIVGEDMPQATNRVTLSDTVDKFGLKVANVNFSDHPNDVAMRNHAYERGQAMYRAMGATRTLPTPPYPSTHNLGTNRMSERPEDGVVNKWGQTHDIANLFVSDGSQFTTGAAENPTLTIVALAIRQADHIAREMAAGTI from the coding sequence GACAGCGTGGTCGTCATCATCGGCACCGGCGCGGGCGGCGGCGTGCTGGCCAACGAACTGGCGCAGAAGGGCGTCAAGGTCGTGGCGCTGGAGGCGGGCGGGCGCTATCTGCCCGAAGACTATATCAACGACGAATGGGAAAGTTTTGGCCAGTTGGCCTGGACCGACCCGCGCACGACCAGCGGCGACTGGCGCGTGGCCAAGGATTTCAGTGGCTTGCCCGCCTGGATCGTCAAGGCGGTCGGCGGCACCACGACCCATTGGGCGGGCGCCTCGATCCGGTTCCAGGAGCATGAATGGAAGGCCCTGACCACCTATGGCGCGGTCGAGGGGGCGAACCTGCTGGACTGGCCAATCGACGCGGCCGAGATGGCGCCGTGGTACGAGAAGGCCGAGGCCAAGCTGGCCGTCACCCGGACCGGCGACTTTCCGGGCCTGCCCGGCAGCAACAACTACAAGGTGTTCGAGGCGGGGGCCAAGGCCATCGGCTATACCGAGGTGTCGACCGGGCGCATGGCGATCAACAGCATCGACAACGACGAACGGCCGGCCTGCCAGCAGACGGGGTTCTGTTTCCAGGGCTGCAAATGGGGCGCAAAGTGGTCGGCCGCCTACACCGACATCCCCAAGGGCGAGGCGACCGGCAACCTTGAGGTCCGCGACCACGCCCATGTGGCCCGCATCCTGCACAACGACCAGGGCCGCGTGACCGGGGTCGAGTATTTCGACAAGGACGGCGCCCTGCAGTTCCAGGCCGCGCGCATCGTGGCGGTGGCGGGCAACAGCTTTGAAAGCCCGCGGCTGCTGCTGAATTCCGCCAGCGAGATGTTCCCCGACGGTCTGGCCAACAGCAGCGGTCAGGTGGGACGCAACTACATGCGTCACACGACCGGGTCGGTCTATGGCATCTTCGAAAAACCCGTGCGCATGTGGCGGGGCACGACCATGGCCGGCATCATGCAGGACGAGGCGCGCCACGATCCCTCCCGCGGCTTCGTCGGCGGATACGAGCTGGAGACCCTGTCCTTGGGCTTGCCCTTCATGGCGGCCTTCCTGGACCCCGGCCGGTGGGGGCGCGAGTTCACGACCGCCTTGGACCAGTACGAATACATGGCCGGGATGTGGATCGTCGGAGAGGACATGCCGCAGGCGACGAACCGCGTCACCCTGTCGGACACGGTCGACAAGTTTGGCCTGAAGGTCGCCAACGTGAATTTCAGCGACCATCCCAACGACGTGGCGATGCGCAATCACGCCTATGAGCGGGGGCAGGCGATGTACCGGGCGATGGGGGCCACGCGGACCCTGCCGACGCCTCCCTATCCGTCCACGCACAACCTTGGGACCAACCGCATGTCGGAGCGGCCGGAGGACGGCGTGGTCAACAAATGGGGGCAGACGCATGACATCGCGAACCTGTTCGTGTCCGATGGCAGCCAGTTCACGACGGGCGCGGCGGAAAACCCGACCCTGACCATCGTCGCGCTGGCGATCCGTCAGGCCGACCATATCGCCAGGGAAATGGCCGCGGGCACGATCTGA
- a CDS encoding ferredoxin--NADP reductase, producing the protein MTLDLPVTEAAKITVPDAQTVTSVTKWTDSLFSFRVTRPASLRFRSGEFVMIGLPGDNGKPLLRAYSIASPNWDDELEFYSIIVPDGPLTSKLQHIKPGDQIILRPKPVGTLVLDALLPGKRLWFLATGTGFAPFASLMRDPETYERFEQVIMMHTCRTGEELVYGAELVNNLRHDPLLTEIYGDDFAQRLKYYPTTTREPSPFMGRITDNLTSGKVLSDLGLPPIDPAQDRAMICGSLAFNVDVKAVLEGFGLNEGANSEPREFVVEKAFVGDGV; encoded by the coding sequence ATGACGCTGGATCTGCCCGTGACCGAGGCCGCCAAGATTACCGTTCCCGATGCCCAAACCGTGACCTCGGTCACGAAATGGACCGACAGCCTGTTTTCGTTCCGGGTGACGCGGCCTGCCTCGCTGCGCTTCCGGTCGGGCGAATTCGTGATGATCGGCCTGCCGGGCGACAACGGCAAGCCGCTGCTGCGGGCATATTCCATCGCCTCGCCCAACTGGGACGACGAGCTGGAATTCTATTCCATCATCGTCCCCGACGGGCCGCTGACCTCCAAGCTGCAGCACATCAAGCCGGGCGATCAGATCATCCTGCGTCCGAAACCCGTGGGCACGCTGGTCCTGGACGCGCTGCTGCCCGGCAAGCGGCTGTGGTTCCTGGCCACCGGCACGGGGTTCGCGCCCTTTGCCAGCCTGATGCGCGACCCCGAGACCTATGAGCGGTTCGAGCAGGTCATCATGATGCATACCTGCCGCACCGGTGAGGAGCTGGTCTATGGCGCCGAGCTGGTGAACAACCTGCGCCACGACCCGCTGCTGACCGAGATCTATGGCGACGATTTCGCCCAGCGGCTGAAATACTATCCGACGACGACGCGAGAGCCATCGCCGTTTATGGGGCGCATCACCGACAACCTGACGTCGGGCAAGGTGCTGTCGGATCTGGGCCTGCCGCCCATCGATCCGGCGCAGGATCGCGCGATGATCTGCGGCAGCCTGGCGTTCAACGTCGACGTCAAGGCGGTCCTGGAAGGGTTCGGCCTGAACGAGGGCGCGAATTCCGAACCGCGCGAATTCGTCGTCGAAAAGGCCTTTGTTGGCGACGGCGTCTGA
- a CDS encoding ferritin-like domain-containing protein, whose product MTMNSLKDLYLDQLQDLYSACKQSMPVVTEMGRVAKSRELAEALIAGNEGIARGMEHLATLCSQHGVDPTGEHCKGMEGLVTEARKHALQADFGDDDVRDAAIITQYQRLTHYAIAGYGCVRSFANRLDLDADGGVLQECLESTRDGDKHMTRIAEGGVNQKAANG is encoded by the coding sequence ATGACCATGAATTCCCTCAAGGACCTGTATCTGGACCAGCTGCAGGACCTGTATTCCGCCTGCAAGCAGTCCATGCCCGTCGTGACCGAGATGGGTCGCGTCGCCAAGTCGCGCGAACTGGCCGAGGCGCTGATCGCCGGCAACGAAGGCATCGCCCGCGGCATGGAGCATCTGGCGACCCTGTGCAGCCAGCACGGCGTCGACCCCACCGGAGAGCACTGCAAGGGCATGGAAGGTCTGGTAACCGAGGCCCGCAAGCACGCGCTGCAGGCCGATTTCGGTGATGACGACGTCCGCGACGCGGCCATCATCACCCAGTATCAGCGCCTGACCCATTACGCGATCGCGGGCTATGGCTGCGTGCGCAGCTTTGCCAACCGCCTGGATCTGGATGCCGATGGCGGCGTGCTGCAGGAATGCCTGGAGAGCACCCGCGACGGCGACAAGCACATGACCCGCATCGCCGAGGGCGGCGTAAACCAGAAGGCCGCCAACGGCTGA
- a CDS encoding phosphoadenylyl-sulfate reductase has protein sequence MLDGNLDTRAGRLNDRYRHHAAIEVLRRAVTDPDLGQVALVSSFGAESVVLLHMVSRVAPGLPVLFIDTQMLFPETLAYQQEVAERLSLTNVQVITASEAEIAAHDPDGTLHKSNPDACCDFRKTVPLERVLSGYDAWITGRKRFQNGQRAALEFFEPEPPSRLRVNPLAHWRPEDVQDYMVENRLPRHPLVAKGYPSIGCAPCTSPVKPGEDPRSGRWRGQEKSECGIHFIGGRMVRGKVSA, from the coding sequence ATGCTTGACGGGAACCTGGACACACGCGCGGGGCGGCTGAACGACCGCTATCGCCACCATGCTGCCATCGAGGTGCTGCGCCGCGCGGTCACCGACCCCGATCTGGGGCAGGTGGCGCTGGTGTCGTCCTTCGGCGCGGAATCGGTCGTGCTGCTGCACATGGTCAGCCGGGTCGCACCGGGCCTGCCGGTGCTGTTCATCGACACGCAGATGCTGTTCCCCGAGACCCTGGCCTATCAGCAGGAGGTCGCGGAGCGGCTTTCGCTGACCAACGTGCAGGTCATCACCGCCAGCGAGGCGGAGATCGCGGCCCATGACCCGGACGGAACGCTGCACAAGTCGAACCCCGACGCCTGCTGCGATTTCCGCAAGACGGTGCCGCTGGAACGCGTGCTGTCGGGCTATGACGCGTGGATCACGGGCCGCAAGCGGTTCCAGAACGGCCAGCGCGCCGCGCTGGAGTTCTTTGAGCCCGAACCCCCGTCGCGCCTGCGCGTGAACCCCTTGGCGCATTGGCGCCCCGAGGACGTGCAGGACTACATGGTCGAGAACCGCCTGCCCCGGCATCCGCTGGTGGCCAAGGGCTATCCGTCCATCGGCTGCGCGCCCTGCACCTCGCCGGTCAAGCCGGGCGAGGACCCCCGTTCCGGGCGCTGGCGCGGCCAGGAGAAATCCGAATGCGGCATCCATTTCATCGGCGGGCGCATGGTCCGCGGAAAGGTCTCGGCATGA
- a CDS encoding OmpA family protein, producing the protein MRRIIHNTTAIAACLSLMAPHLAMAQTAMPAPDQAAPQNLILAQAAPEGQVPPPPAAPGEEGPQDGADLNQAQNPPPAEPAPAEEPAPEPAPVEEPAPEAPAEAPPAPEEAPAEAPAEQPAKAPAEAPEAAPAAEAEPAPAAEPAPAPAAEAAPAAEPAPAAEPAPPAAPEAAAPEAEAQPAPAAEPVPQPAPDGTPPPPAPDAMPDQAPEARPAPQPEAAPAPNPNRAAEPAAEAPAAGDAAPRANPQREAPPAADAPAEPRPNARPAAQNDQQPADAAEEPVGSDLDALTEQLRAQEQGEQPAADPAATADAPAEPAAPAAQGSLTLATGATQVERAGALPGLAGVLTQEVQGGLDTSALTCLDGSTFPCADGGRAMTPNGVVVETNEAGELRLAPTEAQMYRVGQNGEMIRRAAEEDTVETEASREAAQATAPATAAALDAADGSGEITEQQVTEENARSSSEDFTTSLRDALAGATGQPAPQAEEEDDDNRLRNALLLGLGAVAVGSYLNNNRQVALSAPDRVVVTRADGSQEVIKDEVALLRQPGSTVQTENFDDGSSRTIVTRQDGSRVVTIRDANLQVLRRTLVSADGTTTQLIDDTADVQPVDIGALPAPAPVQTGNAPLNEDQLREALLREANVDRRFTLSQIRNIPEVRALVAPVNIDAITFDTGSAAIRSDQAQQLQGLGRAIQDQIAQNPQEIFMIEGHTDTVGSDAANLALSDRRAESVALALTEYFDVPPENLVTQGYGEQFLRVRAEGDIRDNRRASVRRITDLLAQ; encoded by the coding sequence ATGCGCCGGATTATCCATAACACAACCGCCATCGCGGCCTGCCTGTCGCTGATGGCGCCGCATCTTGCGATGGCCCAGACCGCGATGCCCGCCCCCGATCAGGCGGCCCCCCAGAACCTAATCCTGGCGCAGGCCGCGCCCGAAGGTCAGGTCCCGCCCCCGCCCGCGGCCCCCGGCGAGGAGGGACCGCAGGACGGTGCCGACTTGAACCAGGCCCAGAACCCGCCGCCGGCGGAGCCCGCGCCTGCGGAAGAGCCTGCGCCCGAGCCCGCGCCGGTCGAGGAGCCCGCGCCGGAAGCCCCGGCCGAGGCGCCCCCTGCCCCCGAGGAAGCACCGGCCGAAGCCCCGGCGGAGCAGCCTGCTAAGGCCCCTGCCGAGGCGCCGGAAGCAGCTCCCGCGGCAGAGGCGGAGCCTGCCCCCGCTGCGGAACCTGCTCCCGCGCCCGCGGCAGAGGCCGCCCCGGCTGCCGAGCCGGCGCCCGCCGCAGAGCCCGCGCCCCCGGCGGCACCCGAGGCAGCAGCGCCCGAAGCCGAAGCTCAGCCGGCCCCCGCAGCCGAACCTGTACCGCAGCCCGCACCGGATGGCACCCCGCCGCCGCCCGCACCTGACGCGATGCCGGACCAGGCGCCCGAGGCCCGTCCTGCACCCCAGCCCGAGGCCGCACCCGCGCCAAATCCTAACCGCGCCGCCGAGCCCGCCGCAGAGGCCCCGGCCGCCGGCGATGCCGCGCCGCGCGCCAACCCGCAGCGCGAGGCGCCTCCTGCCGCCGACGCTCCGGCGGAGCCGCGTCCGAACGCACGCCCTGCCGCGCAAAACGACCAGCAGCCGGCGGATGCCGCTGAAGAACCCGTCGGAAGCGACCTCGACGCCCTGACCGAGCAGTTGCGCGCGCAAGAGCAGGGCGAGCAGCCCGCAGCCGATCCGGCCGCGACAGCCGATGCACCTGCGGAACCCGCAGCGCCTGCGGCTCAGGGTAGCCTGACCCTGGCGACCGGTGCGACGCAGGTCGAACGCGCTGGCGCCCTGCCGGGTCTGGCCGGAGTGCTGACCCAAGAGGTTCAGGGTGGCCTGGACACCTCGGCGCTGACCTGTCTGGACGGCAGCACGTTCCCCTGTGCGGATGGCGGTCGTGCGATGACCCCGAACGGCGTCGTCGTCGAGACCAATGAGGCGGGCGAGTTGCGCCTGGCCCCGACCGAGGCGCAGATGTACCGCGTCGGCCAGAACGGAGAGATGATCCGTCGTGCCGCCGAAGAGGACACCGTCGAGACCGAGGCATCGCGCGAGGCCGCTCAGGCGACCGCACCGGCCACCGCGGCGGCGCTGGACGCAGCCGATGGATCGGGCGAGATCACCGAGCAGCAGGTGACCGAGGAGAACGCCCGGTCGTCGTCCGAGGACTTTACCACCAGCCTGCGCGATGCGCTGGCGGGCGCCACCGGTCAGCCCGCACCGCAGGCCGAGGAGGAGGACGACGACAACCGCCTGCGCAATGCGCTGCTGCTGGGTCTGGGTGCCGTGGCTGTCGGATCCTACCTGAACAACAACCGCCAAGTTGCGCTGTCCGCGCCGGACCGCGTCGTCGTCACCCGCGCCGATGGCAGCCAAGAGGTCATCAAGGACGAGGTCGCCCTGCTGCGCCAGCCCGGCTCGACAGTGCAGACCGAGAACTTCGACGACGGTTCGTCGCGCACCATCGTGACGCGCCAAGACGGCAGCCGCGTTGTGACCATTCGTGACGCGAACCTGCAGGTTCTGCGCCGCACCCTGGTCAGCGCCGACGGCACGACCACGCAGCTGATCGACGACACCGCCGATGTGCAGCCCGTCGATATCGGCGCCCTGCCCGCCCCTGCCCCCGTTCAGACCGGCAATGCGCCCCTGAACGAAGATCAGCTGCGCGAGGCCCTGCTGCGCGAGGCGAATGTCGACCGCCGCTTTACGCTGTCCCAGATCCGCAACATCCCCGAGGTGCGGGCGCTGGTGGCGCCGGTCAACATCGACGCGATCACCTTCGATACCGGCTCTGCCGCTATCCGGTCTGATCAGGCGCAGCAGTTGCAGGGTCTGGGTCGTGCGATCCAGGACCAGATCGCCCAGAACCCGCAGGAGATCTTCATGATCGAGGGTCATACCGACACGGTCGGGTCGGACGCCGCCAACCTGGCGCTGTCGGACCGTCGTGCGGAATCGGTGGCGCTGGCACTGACCGAGTATTTTGACGTGCCGCCGGAGAACCTGGTGACCCAAGGCTATGGCGAGCAGTTCCTGCGCGTCCGTGCCGAGGGGGACATCCGCGACAACCGTCGCGCCTCGGTCCGCCGGATCACCGACCTGCTGGCGCAGTAA